From Hyla sarda isolate aHylSar1 unplaced genomic scaffold, aHylSar1.hap1 scaffold_1943, whole genome shotgun sequence, a single genomic window includes:
- the LOC130316630 gene encoding zinc finger protein ZFP2-like, protein MDKDRNEMTKRIFHLTLEILHLLTGEDYTIVKKTSGECVAPSSHLQESGGRSRARGPIMEPPPHSPIHDQKILELIHRITELLTREVPIRCQDVAVYFSMEEWEYVEGHKDQYKDQVMMGDQQRLTSPDGVMYRNPPERCPRPLYSQDCPEGNVPDNHQTLLLLNDPPRMDKDRNEMTKRIFHLTLEILHLLTGEDYTIVKKTSGECVVPRSHLQESGGRSRTRGPIKEPPPHSPIHDQNILELIHRITELLTREVPIRCQDVAVYFSMEEWEYVEGHKDQYKDQQPLTSPANPKNSEGNFMLSLNNKVEDEDMMERSSGDDLLTPNVHPDLSYNNPPDHGEPSPDQSQVVTTRTDRKNGKSFYCEECGKDFTKRSSLVAHRKSHTRKKLCVCSVCGKCFITQSQLVIHERSHTGEKPYSCSECEKCFSYKSEFITHERMHTGQKPYSCSECGKCFTAKANLVIHERNHTGEKPYSCSECGKCFTAKANLVMHEKIHTGEKPYSCSECEKCFMSKSRLVKHELCHTGEKPYSCSECEKCFMYKSLLVRHERTHTGEKPYTCLECGKCFPKKYNLLMHEKSHTGEKPYSCPECGKGFINKIDLVMHERIHTGEKPYSCSECGKGFINKKYLVIHERIHTGEKPYSCSECGKGFINKRYLVMHERIHTGEKPYSCPECGKGFINKRDLVIHERIHTGEKPYSCTECGKCFINKNHLVMHVKIHIGKKSYSCIECGKCLTSKANLIAHERIHTGEKAYSCSECGKCFPCKSSLVIHVRSHTGEKPYSCSECGKCFKTKSNFNRHEQIHTGEKPYSCLECGECFIKRPQLVIHVRTHRGEKQYSCSECGKCFTTSSHLNRHERIHIREKPY, encoded by the exons atggacaaggacaggaatgagatgactaagagaatattCCACCtcaccttggagatcctccacctgctgaccggagag gattacaccatagtgaagaagacatcgggggagtgtgtggcccccagcagccatctccaggagtcaggaggacggagcagggcccggggccccatcaTGGAGCCTCCACCTCACTCACCGATACATGATCAGAAGATACTAGAACTTATCCACAGGATCACTGAACtgttgactagagag gttcctataaggtgtcaggacgtggcggtctatttctccatggaggagtgggagtatgtagaaggacacaaggatcagtacaaggatcaggtcatgatgggggATCAGCAgcgcctcacatcaccag ATGGAGTCATgtatagaaatccacccgagaggtgtccccgtcctctgtattcccaggactgtccagagggaaatgtcccagataaccatcag ACACTTCTTCTCCTGAATGACCCCCCAAGGATGGAcaaggacaggaatgagatgactaagagaatattCCACCtcaccttggagatcctccacctgctgaccggagag gattacaccatagtgaagaagacatcGGGGGAGTGTGTGGTCCCCAGAAGCCATCTACAGGAGTCAGGAGGACGGAGCAGGACCCGGGGCCCCATCAAAGAACCTCCACCTCACTCACCAATACATGATCAGAACATCCTAGAACTTATCCACAGGATCACTGAActgctgactagagag gttcctataaggtgtcaggacgtggcggtctatttctccatggaggagtgggagtatgtagaaggacacaaggatcagtacaaggatcagcagcccctcacatcaccag CAAATCCCAAGAATTCTGAGGGAAACTTCATGTTATCGCTGAATAATAAAGTGGAAGATGAAGAtatgatggagcgctcctcaggagacgACCTCCTCACtcctaatgtccatccagatctatcctataataatccTCCTGATCATGGGGAACCTTCTCCCGACCAATCACAGGttgttaccacaaggacagaCAGAAAAAATGGTAAAAGTTTCTATTGTGAGGAATGTGGAAAAGATTTTACAAAAAGATCGTCTCTTGTTGCTCacaggaaaagtcacacaagaaagAAGCTCTGTGTGTGTTcagtatgtgggaaatgttttataacgCAATCACAGCTTGTcatacatgagagaagtcacacaggagagaagccatattcatgttcagaatgtgagaaatgtttttccTATAAATCAGAATTTATTACACATGAGAGAATGCACACAGGAcaaaagccatattcatgttcagaatgtgggaaatgctttacagCTAAAGCAAatcttgttatacatgagagaaatcacacaggagaaaagccctattcatgttcagaatgtgggaaatgctttacagCTAAAGCAAATCTTGTTATGCatgagaaaattcacacaggagaaaaaccctattcttgttcagaatgtgagaaatgtttcatGAGTAAATCACGTCTTGTTAAACATGAGCTATGTCACACCGGAGAGAAGccctattcatgttcagaatgtgagaaatgtttcatGTATAAATCACTTCTTGTTAGACacgagagaactcacacaggagagaagccatatacATGTTTAGAGTGCGGGAAATGTTTTCCAAAAAAATATAATCTTCTTATGCatgagaaaagtcacacaggagagaagccatattcatgtccagaatgtgggaaaggcTTTATAAATAAGATAGATCTTGTTatgcatgagagaattcacacaggagagaagccatattcatgttcagaatgtgggaaaggcTTTATAAATAAGAAATatcttgttatacatgagagaattcacacaggagagaagccatattcatgttcagaatgtgggaaaggcTTTATAAATAAGAGATATCTTGTTatgcatgagagaattcacacaggagagaagccatattcatgtccagaatgtgggaaaggcTTTATAAATAAGAGAGATCTTGTTAttcatgagagaattcacacaggagagaagccatattcgtgTACAGAATGCGGGAAATGCTTTATAAATAAGAATCATCTTGTTATGCATGTAAAAATTCACATAGGAAAGAAGTCATATTCATGTattgaatgtgggaaatgtttaacAAGTAAAGCAAATCTTATtgcacatgagagaattcacacaggagagaaggcgtattcatgttcagaatgtgggaaatgctttccATGTAAGTCAAGTCTTGTTATACAtgtgagaagtcacacaggagagaagccatattcatgttcagaatgtggaaaatgttttaaaacTAAATCCAATTTTAATAGACATGAgcaaattcacacaggagagaagccatattcatgtttagaatgtggggaATGTTTTATAAAGCGACCGCAACTTGTTATACATGTGAGAACTCACAGAGGGGAGAAGcagtattcatgttcagaatgtgggaaatgttttacaactAGTTCACATCTTAATAGACACGAGCGGATTCACATAAGAGAGAAGCCATAttaa